The proteins below come from a single Candidatus Limnocylindria bacterium genomic window:
- a CDS encoding Fur family transcriptional regulator, whose product MVATASAILTQLGHSGRRRTSPRREVIAAALRRREPFAARQLIGELARRGVGRATVFRTLDLLVSLGALSRLHGVEGGVRCVRYTPCAPSHHHHLVCQACGRVEELAPKVLDQRITAMARSRGFEPLGHTVEIVGLCPECRA is encoded by the coding sequence GTGGTCGCTACCGCCAGCGCGATCCTCACGCAGCTTGGTCATTCGGGCCGCCGCCGCACGTCGCCGCGGCGCGAGGTCATCGCGGCAGCGCTGCGACGTCGTGAACCCTTCGCGGCTCGGCAGCTCATCGGTGAGTTAGCACGCCGGGGTGTCGGCCGGGCTACCGTCTTCCGCACCTTGGATCTCCTTGTCTCCCTCGGCGCGCTGTCGCGCCTCCACGGGGTCGAAGGTGGGGTGCGGTGCGTGCGCTATACGCCGTGCGCACCGTCCCATCACCACCACCTCGTCTGTCAGGCGTGCGGTCGGGTCGAGGAACTCGCGCCGAAGGTCCTGGACCAGCGGATCACCGCGATGGCCCGGTCGCGCGGCTTCGAACCGCTCGGACACACCGTCGAGATCGTTGGGCTTTGTCCCGAGTGCCGAGCATGA
- a CDS encoding ZIP family metal transporter, whose translation MTPFVLLLGFAAALGDLIGGAIVATPRHISDRTLTLLMALGAGNLLGVSVIELIPESIKEVGESAPLYILGGYLLIHFFEHVFAPHLHFGEETHADSVIDTHVSSTAILGLALHAFMDGVAIGSAFIASPALGVIVFAAIMLHKLPEGFTIASVMKATGAGRRGTLAAAGLLSIATFGGVLATGLLSNFAGPALAVATGSVLYVGATDLMAEANKEFGILNPIMVFIGIGMFFALIGAARLAGVEV comes from the coding sequence ATGACGCCGTTCGTCTTACTCCTCGGCTTCGCAGCGGCCCTCGGGGACCTCATCGGCGGCGCGATCGTCGCCACGCCCCGACACATCTCCGATCGAACGCTGACGCTGTTGATGGCGCTCGGCGCCGGCAACCTTCTCGGCGTGTCGGTCATCGAGCTCATCCCCGAGTCAATCAAGGAAGTCGGTGAGTCCGCGCCCCTCTACATCCTCGGCGGCTACCTCCTCATCCATTTCTTCGAGCATGTTTTCGCGCCGCATTTGCACTTCGGGGAAGAGACGCACGCGGACAGCGTCATCGACACGCACGTCTCCAGCACGGCGATCCTTGGCCTTGCCCTGCACGCCTTCATGGACGGCGTGGCGATCGGGTCGGCGTTCATAGCCAGCCCGGCCCTCGGGGTGATCGTGTTCGCAGCGATCATGCTGCACAAGCTCCCCGAGGGGTTCACGATCGCGTCGGTCATGAAGGCGACCGGGGCCGGTCGTCGCGGAACGCTGGCGGCGGCCGGACTTCTGTCGATCGCGACCTTCGGTGGCGTCCTCGCGACAGGACTGCTCAGCAATTTCGCTGGCCCTGCGCTAGCGGTCGCCACTGGTTCGGTCCTGTACGTCGGTGCGACCGACCTGATGGCCGAGGCCAACAAAGAGTTCGGCATTCTGAATCCGATCATGGTGTTCATCGGGATCGGCATGTTCTTCGCGCTCATTGGTGCGGCGCGCCTGGCGGGCGTCGAGGTCTGA